From the genome of Biomphalaria glabrata chromosome 1, xgBioGlab47.1, whole genome shotgun sequence, one region includes:
- the LOC106078510 gene encoding succinate dehydrogenase assembly factor 4, mitochondrial-like, with protein sequence MLNKQVLFIITRQIGATSNKFRIPSCGFSDQTKSGCGPKKGKTPAGKLDEPIELPSEERQPLGEKEPLQGFPNNINPITGEINGPKGPEPTRYGDWERKGRVTDF encoded by the exons ATGTTAAATAAACAAGtactatttattataacac GTCAAATTGGTGCAACATCGAACAAATTCAGGATTCCTTCATGTGGGTTTTCTGATCAGACTAAATCTGGTTGTGGTCCTAAAAAGGGTAAAACACCAGCAGGTAAATTGGATGAGCCAATAGAACTACCATCAGAAGAACGACAACCATTGGGTGAAAAAGAACCATTGCAAGGTTTCCCAAACAACATAAACCCTATAACAGGCGAGATCAATGGACCTAAAGGACCTGAACCTACTCGATATGGTGATTGGGAAAGAAAAGGTCGTGTAACAGACTTTTGA
- the LOC106078519 gene encoding nuclear cap-binding protein subunit 1-A-like isoform X3, which yields MVGSMTSEVFYHQPLLKVLQILLAARTVIAALMWLLVVTWDKSSSFYDDRGRKRRKIAPDGVDIEDRLESLITRVGERSTSSLESNLEGLASVLEADIPNYKHQIMKILCQCVVNLPEKLTVYTTLVGLLNAKNYNCGGEFVEMLVRNLKEALKTGEFENARMMVRFLSDLVNCHVLVATSLLQMFDSFVEVTLEDNIPQVRSDIYVYLVLSSLPWVGRELFEKKESDLNSMLVTIENYLSKRQKIHLPALRVWLNDGPHLQEEYLDCLWAQIKNLRNNKWIEKQILRPYLAFDGVLCDALQHTLPQIIPPSHNKSMVYPLPRVVFRLFDYTDVPQGPVLPGSHAIERYLIEEQINRIIHTHHLERKDCAAALLEYPAKAKIPLNYMIVEVMFGQLFELPRPPYIEIFYGSTFIELCKNQPTSMPEVLAQASEMLFDRLDSMHSICIERFVHWFSYHLSNFQYKWSWEDWVECVAMDPNAPKSKFVREVLLKCLRFSYYQRVVESVPESFAALLPPEPKPIYKYEQEGAGSLPGTMHAHKLMSAIKSKCTPEEAAVLLKDLPNVYPNGQENENSSFNPLKIDVFFSTLLHLGSKSISHSFAALAKFHPNLKSLAEFDDGKICLLKVLYETWKNNQQMMVVLVDKLLRTEVVECSSVANWLFSFEMQHDFTSFYVWEIMHSTIKKMSRHVDQLQQEVDSAHDKQEAAKRKEADGLEVGDDDIPSDEAIERMEEKLEAATSAQKNLFLVIFQRFIIVLTEHLARCESAGVDYNTPWYKWVIERLQQVFLMHHELVFRYINTLEQLLFTSDIDIHILEVFQQFCALRS from the exons aTGACAGAGGAAGAAAAAGGAGGAAAATCGCACCAGATGGAGTTGACATTGAAGACAGACTTGAATCTCTTATCACCAGAGTTGGAGAAAGG AGTACTTCTTCATTGGAAAGTAATCTGGAGGGATTAGCCAGTGTTCTAGAAGCAGATATTCCTAATTATAAACATCAGATCATGAAAATTTTGTGTCAATG TGTAGTCAATTTACCAGAGAAATTAACAGTGTATACTACACTTGTTGGACTACTCAATGCTAAGAACTACAATTGTGGTGGAGAA TTTGTAGAGATGCTTGTGCGAAACCTGAAAGAAGCTCTGAAAACTGGAGAATTTGAGAATGCAAGAATGATG gtTCGTTTCTTATCAGATCTGGTAAATTGTCATGTTTTGGTAGCTACATCCCTCTTACAAATGTTTGATAGCTTTGTAGAAGTTACCCTGGAAGATAATATTCCACAG GTGCGGTCTGATATTTACGTGTACTTGGTCTTGTCTTCACTGCCAtgg GTCGGCAGAGAGCTgtttgagaagaaagaaagtgattTAAATAGTATGCTGGTCACCATTGAAAATTATTTaag TAAAAGACAAAAAATTCATTTACCAGCTTTGCGAGTTTGGCTCAACGATGGCCCTCATTTACAAGAAGAG TACCTTGACTGCTTGTGGGCCCAGATAAAAAATTTGAGGAATAACAAGTGGATTGAGAAGCAAATACTCCGACCTTATTTGGCGTTTGATGGAGTCCTGTGTGATGCTCTTCAGCACACACTTCCACAAATCATTCCTCCATCTCACAACAAATCAATGGTGTATCCTCTCCCAAGAGTTGTTTTTAGACTCTTTGACTACACTGATGTACCCCAA GGCCCAGTGTTGCCTGGAAGTCATGCCATTGAGAGATATCTGATTGAAGAGCAAATTAACAGAATTATCCATACTCACCATCTGGAGAGAAAAGACTg tgCTGCTGCTCTATTAGAGTATCCAGCTAAGGCAAAGATCCCTTTGAATTACATGATAGTGGAG GTGATGTTTGGACAACTGTTTGAACTGCCAAGACCTCCGTATATTGAGATTTTTTACGGTTCCACATTTATTGAGCTTTGTAAGAACCAGCCAACATCAATGCCAGAAGTT CTTGCACAAGCTTCTGAAATGCTGTTTGATCGCTTAGACTCCATGCATTCAATATGTATTGAAAG ATTTGTTCATTGGTTTTCTTATCATTTGAGCAACTTTCAATATAAATGGAGTTGGGAGGACTGGGTGGagtgtgtggctatggatcccAATGCACCTAAGTCCAAGTTTGTTAGAGAGGTGCTGCTCAAGTGTTTAAG GTTTTCTTATTATCAGAGAGTTGTTGAATCTGTACCAGAATCCTTTGCAGCCCTACTACCACCAGAACCTAAACCTATCTACAAGTATGAACAAGAAGGTGCAG GTTCACTGCCTGGCACCATGCACGCTCACAAATTAATGAGTGCTATAAAAAGCAAATGCACCCCAGAAGAGGCAGCTGTGCTTTTAAAAGACTTGCCAAATGTTTACCCAAATGGTCAAGAGAATG AGAACTCCTCCTTCAACCCCCTGAAGATTGATGTGTTCTTTTCAACTCTTCTTCACTTGGGTTCCAAGTCTATTAGTCACTCTTTTGCTGCATTGGCCAA ATTTCACCCCAATTTAAAGTCATTGGCAGAGTTCGACGATGGAAAAATTTGTCTCTTAAAAGTTTTGTATGAAACATGGAAGAATAATCAACAA atgaTGGTAGTTCTGGTGGATAAATTGTTGCGAACTGAAGTTGTGGAGTGCTCTTCTGTTGCTAACTGGCTATTCTCATTTGAAATGCAACATGACTTTACAAG CTTTTATGTGTGGGAAATAATGCATAGTACTATTAAGAAAATGAGCCGCCATGTTGACCAACTGCAGCAAGAGGTGGACAGTGCTCATGATAAACAAGAGGCTGCAAAAAGAAAG GAAGCTGATGGATTAGAAGTTGGTGATGATGATATTCCAAGTGATGAAGCTATTGAACGCATGGAAGAGAAATTAGAGGCAGCTACCAGTGCtcaaaaaaatcttttcctTGTCATCTTTCAG agATTTATCATTGTATTAACTGAACATCTTGCACGCTGTGAATCAGCTGGTGTTGACTACAACACACCTTGGTACAAATGGGTCATAGAAAGGCTCCAACAAGTTTTTCTGATG CACCATGAACTTGTCTTTCGTTACATCAACACATTGGAACAGCTCTTATTCACAAGTGACATAGATATTCACATTCTGGAAGTATTCCAACAGTTTTGTGCTTTGAGATCTTAA
- the LOC106078519 gene encoding nuclear cap-binding protein subunit 1-like isoform X4, with protein sequence MERRRRRTDSISDDEDDDRGRKRRKIAPDGVDIEDRLESLITRVGERSTSSLESNLEGLASVLEADIPNYKHQIMKILCQCVVNLPEKLTVYTTLVGLLNAKNYNCGGEFVEMLVRNLKEALKTGEFENARMMVRFLSDLVNCHVLVATSLLQMFDSFVEVTLEDNIPQVRSDIYVYLVLSSLPWVGRELFEKKESDLNSMLVTIENYLSKRQKIHLPALRVWLNDGPHLQEEYLDCLWAQIKNLRNNKWIEKQILRPYLAFDGVLCDALQHTLPQIIPPSHNKSMVYPLPRVVFRLFDYTDVPQGPVLPGSHAIERYLIEEQINRIIHTHHLERKDCAAALLEYPAKAKIPLNYMIVEVMFGQLFELPRPPYIEIFYGSTFIELCKNQPTSMPEVLAQASEMLFDRLDSMHSICIERFVHWFSYHLSNFQYKWSWEDWVECVAMDPNAPKSKFVREVLLKCLRFSYYQRVVESVPESFAALLPPEPKPIYKYEQEGAGSLPGTMHAHKLMSAIKSKCTPEEAAVLLKDLPNVYPNGQENENSSFNPLKIDVFFSTLLHLGSKSISHSFAALAKFHPNLKSLAEFDDGKICLLKVLYETWKNNQQMMVVLVDKLLRTEVVECSSVANWLFSFEMQHDFTSFYVWEIMHSTIKKMSRHVDQLQQEVDSAHDKQEAAKRKEADGLEVGDDDIPSDEAIERMEEKLEAATSAQKNLFLVIFQRFIIVLTEHLARCESAGVDYNTPWYKWVIERLQQVFLMHHELVFRYINTLEQLLFTSDIDIHILEVFQQFCALRS encoded by the exons ATGGAAAGGAGAAGACGCCGAACTGATTCAATTAGTGACGATGAAGATG aTGACAGAGGAAGAAAAAGGAGGAAAATCGCACCAGATGGAGTTGACATTGAAGACAGACTTGAATCTCTTATCACCAGAGTTGGAGAAAGG AGTACTTCTTCATTGGAAAGTAATCTGGAGGGATTAGCCAGTGTTCTAGAAGCAGATATTCCTAATTATAAACATCAGATCATGAAAATTTTGTGTCAATG TGTAGTCAATTTACCAGAGAAATTAACAGTGTATACTACACTTGTTGGACTACTCAATGCTAAGAACTACAATTGTGGTGGAGAA TTTGTAGAGATGCTTGTGCGAAACCTGAAAGAAGCTCTGAAAACTGGAGAATTTGAGAATGCAAGAATGATG gtTCGTTTCTTATCAGATCTGGTAAATTGTCATGTTTTGGTAGCTACATCCCTCTTACAAATGTTTGATAGCTTTGTAGAAGTTACCCTGGAAGATAATATTCCACAG GTGCGGTCTGATATTTACGTGTACTTGGTCTTGTCTTCACTGCCAtgg GTCGGCAGAGAGCTgtttgagaagaaagaaagtgattTAAATAGTATGCTGGTCACCATTGAAAATTATTTaag TAAAAGACAAAAAATTCATTTACCAGCTTTGCGAGTTTGGCTCAACGATGGCCCTCATTTACAAGAAGAG TACCTTGACTGCTTGTGGGCCCAGATAAAAAATTTGAGGAATAACAAGTGGATTGAGAAGCAAATACTCCGACCTTATTTGGCGTTTGATGGAGTCCTGTGTGATGCTCTTCAGCACACACTTCCACAAATCATTCCTCCATCTCACAACAAATCAATGGTGTATCCTCTCCCAAGAGTTGTTTTTAGACTCTTTGACTACACTGATGTACCCCAA GGCCCAGTGTTGCCTGGAAGTCATGCCATTGAGAGATATCTGATTGAAGAGCAAATTAACAGAATTATCCATACTCACCATCTGGAGAGAAAAGACTg tgCTGCTGCTCTATTAGAGTATCCAGCTAAGGCAAAGATCCCTTTGAATTACATGATAGTGGAG GTGATGTTTGGACAACTGTTTGAACTGCCAAGACCTCCGTATATTGAGATTTTTTACGGTTCCACATTTATTGAGCTTTGTAAGAACCAGCCAACATCAATGCCAGAAGTT CTTGCACAAGCTTCTGAAATGCTGTTTGATCGCTTAGACTCCATGCATTCAATATGTATTGAAAG ATTTGTTCATTGGTTTTCTTATCATTTGAGCAACTTTCAATATAAATGGAGTTGGGAGGACTGGGTGGagtgtgtggctatggatcccAATGCACCTAAGTCCAAGTTTGTTAGAGAGGTGCTGCTCAAGTGTTTAAG GTTTTCTTATTATCAGAGAGTTGTTGAATCTGTACCAGAATCCTTTGCAGCCCTACTACCACCAGAACCTAAACCTATCTACAAGTATGAACAAGAAGGTGCAG GTTCACTGCCTGGCACCATGCACGCTCACAAATTAATGAGTGCTATAAAAAGCAAATGCACCCCAGAAGAGGCAGCTGTGCTTTTAAAAGACTTGCCAAATGTTTACCCAAATGGTCAAGAGAATG AGAACTCCTCCTTCAACCCCCTGAAGATTGATGTGTTCTTTTCAACTCTTCTTCACTTGGGTTCCAAGTCTATTAGTCACTCTTTTGCTGCATTGGCCAA ATTTCACCCCAATTTAAAGTCATTGGCAGAGTTCGACGATGGAAAAATTTGTCTCTTAAAAGTTTTGTATGAAACATGGAAGAATAATCAACAA atgaTGGTAGTTCTGGTGGATAAATTGTTGCGAACTGAAGTTGTGGAGTGCTCTTCTGTTGCTAACTGGCTATTCTCATTTGAAATGCAACATGACTTTACAAG CTTTTATGTGTGGGAAATAATGCATAGTACTATTAAGAAAATGAGCCGCCATGTTGACCAACTGCAGCAAGAGGTGGACAGTGCTCATGATAAACAAGAGGCTGCAAAAAGAAAG GAAGCTGATGGATTAGAAGTTGGTGATGATGATATTCCAAGTGATGAAGCTATTGAACGCATGGAAGAGAAATTAGAGGCAGCTACCAGTGCtcaaaaaaatcttttcctTGTCATCTTTCAG agATTTATCATTGTATTAACTGAACATCTTGCACGCTGTGAATCAGCTGGTGTTGACTACAACACACCTTGGTACAAATGGGTCATAGAAAGGCTCCAACAAGTTTTTCTGATG CACCATGAACTTGTCTTTCGTTACATCAACACATTGGAACAGCTCTTATTCACAAGTGACATAGATATTCACATTCTGGAAGTATTCCAACAGTTTTGTGCTTTGAGATCTTAA